A single window of Phycisphaerae bacterium DNA harbors:
- a CDS encoding NADH dehydrogenase FAD-containing subunit: protein MLWTVILVPVMAGGAAALLPWRTLRRWWLLAGSAGHLLAVIGLWRIGPQRGTWIGTDEPGLLFLTITSAIFLAAAAYTVGYLGGRADPVTRDFEEGFLFRNEPDAIFVGCLLLFLAAMSLVCLSRHLGLLWVAIEATTLVSAPLIHFHRHHRSLEATWKYLLICSVGIALALLGNFFLAFAARGQAVHLSIDELLSHASTLDPMWLKAAFILFLVGYGTKMGLAPMHTWLPDAHSESPSMVSALLSGALLNCAFLGILRGHTVLGAAGLQGFSGGLLVLFGLLSMGFAAVFLIRQTDFKRMLAYSSVEHMGILALGVGLGGLAAAGSMLHAVNHSLAKGMLFLVAGNLLAAYGTKIASDVRGALQRRPITGCLWIAGFLAIVGSPPFGLFISELTILRGALEGGRWVVATVYLLTLGVIFAAMARIVLPMAFGQADADVPSSDRKEAAWSVAPPLAMAAASLVLGLYVPVSFWDFLQSVASRIGVH, encoded by the coding sequence ATGCTCTGGACGGTCATTCTGGTCCCGGTGATGGCGGGAGGGGCGGCGGCCTTGCTGCCGTGGCGGACGCTGCGCCGGTGGTGGCTGCTGGCTGGAAGCGCCGGCCACTTGCTGGCGGTGATCGGTTTGTGGCGGATCGGACCGCAGCGGGGCACGTGGATCGGAACCGACGAACCGGGACTGCTGTTTCTGACGATCACCAGCGCGATCTTCCTGGCCGCCGCTGCGTACACCGTCGGCTATCTCGGCGGCCGGGCCGATCCGGTCACCCGCGACTTCGAGGAGGGCTTCCTGTTTCGCAACGAGCCCGACGCGATCTTCGTCGGCTGTCTGCTGCTGTTCCTGGCCGCGATGAGCCTGGTGTGTCTGAGCCGGCACCTGGGCCTTCTGTGGGTGGCCATCGAGGCCACCACGCTGGTCAGCGCGCCGCTGATCCACTTCCACCGCCACCACCGCAGCCTCGAGGCGACCTGGAAGTATCTGCTGATCTGTTCGGTCGGTATCGCCCTGGCCCTGCTCGGCAACTTCTTTCTGGCCTTCGCCGCCCGCGGCCAGGCGGTCCACCTGAGCATCGACGAACTGCTGTCGCACGCTTCGACGCTCGACCCGATGTGGCTGAAGGCGGCGTTTATCCTGTTTCTCGTCGGCTACGGCACCAAAATGGGCCTGGCCCCGATGCACACCTGGCTTCCGGACGCCCACAGCGAGTCGCCGTCCATGGTCTCGGCCCTGCTGTCCGGAGCGCTGCTGAACTGCGCGTTTCTCGGCATTCTGCGCGGCCACACCGTGCTCGGCGCGGCTGGGCTCCAGGGCTTCAGCGGCGGACTGCTGGTCCTGTTCGGCCTGCTGTCGATGGGGTTCGCCGCGGTGTTCCTCATCCGCCAGACCGACTTTAAGCGCATGCTCGCCTATTCCAGTGTCGAGCACATGGGCATTCTCGCTCTGGGCGTCGGTCTGGGCGGGCTGGCCGCGGCCGGCTCGATGCTCCACGCGGTCAACCACTCGCTGGCCAAGGGCATGCTCTTTCTCGTGGCGGGAAACCTGCTGGCCGCCTACGGCACCAAGATCGCCTCCGACGTGCGCGGCGCGCTGCAGAGGCGTCCGATCACCGGCTGCCTCTGGATCGCCGGGTTCCTGGCGATCGTCGGATCGCCGCCGTTCGGGCTGTTCATCAGCGAGCTGACGATCCTCCGCGGCGCGCTGGAAGGCGGCCGCTGGGTGGTGGCGACCGTCTATCTGCTGACGTTGGGCGTCATCTTCGCCGCGATGGCGCGGATCGTCCTGCCGATGGCGTTCGGACAAGCGGACGCGGACGTTCCCTCTTCCGACCGCAAGGAAGCCGCCTGGTCGGTGGCGCCGCCGTTGGCGATGGCCGCCGCGTCGCTGGTTCTGGGGCTCTATGTCCCTGTGTCGTTCTGGGACTTCCTCCAGTCGGTCGCATCCAGGATCGGAGTTCACTGA
- a CDS encoding hydrogenase, whose amino-acid sequence MELLLDTLLILLVLTNFRLLGSSRLAACIQTLAIQAVILGAMPLVMHASHLTVRVVAFAVAILGVKALLLPWLLRRAARESGTQRELEPLIGFTSSVLIGALLLAASFWVVRPLAQGMPAGEGLVCVIALFTILTGLLMIVSRRKALTQVLGYLAMENGVYAFGTALAVDEPLLVELGVLLDLLVAVFVMGIAIYHISREFDHIDTDQLSVLRD is encoded by the coding sequence ATGGAATTGCTGCTCGATACGCTGTTGATCCTGCTGGTGTTGACGAATTTCCGGCTGCTGGGCTCAAGCCGCCTGGCCGCGTGCATTCAGACGCTGGCCATTCAGGCTGTCATCCTCGGGGCCATGCCGCTGGTGATGCACGCCTCGCACCTGACGGTGCGCGTGGTCGCGTTCGCCGTCGCCATTCTCGGTGTCAAGGCGCTGCTGCTGCCGTGGCTCCTGCGGCGGGCGGCCAGGGAGTCCGGGACGCAGCGTGAACTTGAGCCGCTGATCGGTTTCACCTCGTCGGTCCTAATCGGAGCGCTGCTGCTGGCGGCGAGTTTCTGGGTGGTCCGGCCGCTGGCTCAGGGAATGCCGGCCGGAGAAGGGCTGGTCTGCGTGATTGCCCTGTTCACCATTCTGACCGGTCTGCTGATGATCGTCTCGCGGCGCAAGGCCCTGACGCAGGTGCTGGGGTACCTGGCGATGGAGAACGGCGTCTACGCCTTCGGAACCGCTCTGGCGGTGGACGAGCCGCTGCTCGTCGAGCTGGGCGTCCTGCTGGACCTGCTGGTCGCGGTGTTCGTCATGGGTATCGCGATCTATCACATCAGCCGCGAGTTCGACCACATCGACACCGACCAACTGTCGGTCTTGAGGGACTAA
- a CDS encoding hydrogenase — protein sequence MTTASVLHVLLALTACPLLLGIINRTKAFFAGRHGQPVLQTYYDLAKLLRKGAVYSRTTTWLFRAGPIIGVGCAAAALLMAPLGGVEALLAFPGDMLVLAYLLGLMRFATVLAALDTGSAFEGMGASREVQFSMLAEPALLLGLAALAAGSHSLSLTGMYADPLSAGAAHVPALVLVAAAVLVVLLTENARIPVDDPNTHLELTMIHEVMVLDHSGVDLAFIHYAACLKLWVLGSLLVGLAVPLRTGHPLVDLALGAIGLAVMAVVVGVIESVMARLRLIRLPQLLVTASVLSLLAVIWLLR from the coding sequence ATGACGACGGCGAGCGTGCTGCATGTCCTTCTGGCCCTAACGGCGTGCCCGCTGCTGCTGGGCATCATCAACCGGACCAAGGCCTTTTTCGCGGGCCGTCACGGCCAGCCGGTGCTTCAGACGTACTACGATCTGGCCAAGCTGCTCCGCAAGGGCGCGGTCTACAGCCGGACCACGACGTGGCTGTTTCGTGCGGGTCCGATCATCGGTGTGGGCTGTGCGGCGGCGGCCCTGCTGATGGCGCCGCTCGGAGGCGTCGAGGCCTTGCTGGCGTTTCCCGGCGACATGCTCGTGCTGGCCTACCTGCTGGGCCTGATGCGGTTCGCCACCGTGCTGGCCGCGCTCGATACCGGGTCGGCCTTCGAGGGCATGGGGGCCAGCCGCGAAGTGCAGTTCTCAATGCTGGCCGAGCCGGCGCTGCTGTTGGGCCTGGCCGCCCTGGCTGCGGGTTCGCACAGCCTCTCGCTGACCGGCATGTACGCCGATCCGCTGTCCGCCGGAGCGGCGCACGTGCCGGCGCTCGTGCTGGTCGCCGCGGCCGTGCTCGTCGTGCTGCTGACGGAGAACGCCCGCATCCCGGTCGACGACCCCAACACGCACCTGGAGTTGACGATGATTCACGAGGTCATGGTGCTGGACCACAGCGGGGTGGACCTGGCGTTCATCCACTACGCAGCGTGCCTGAAGCTGTGGGTGTTGGGATCGCTGCTGGTTGGTCTGGCCGTGCCGCTGCGCACTGGTCATCCTCTGGTTGATCTGGCGCTCGGCGCGATCGGTCTGGCCGTCATGGCGGTGGTGGTGGGCGTCATCGAGTCGGTGATGGCCCGACTGAGGCTGATCCGCCTGCCGCAACTACTGGTGACGGCGTCGGTGCTGTCGCTGCTGGCCGTCATCTGGCTGCTGAGGTAA